The following are from one region of the Stigmatella ashevillena genome:
- a CDS encoding AHH domain-containing protein translates to MLWRILWKAEALLLAVLVGCSATQPAIRVDTGAEGETLIYIPRAATVEPVQVAPEQVTEAIRKLAREVRLSGSPRQTVERLFQLDALYGDYLLRERKIVPLESSGMPLEGALTEEEQNLVSRYKAWCRSAHGFEGDCLGGALVGGKYLDMQGRYMLAMALSKSPVLEEFEKALGEMVSMRAVLQAAIGTVVTLLVLLALPEPITKFVAAWATTALVLWVGAKTLYNLVTGWFQLMEEVKTAASFEEIRDAGEKFGKLFSREAAQAFAMIVMALLTHAAKGFAEQVATLPGSAQVSMQAAVREGILLSEVGAVESVAVTSEGFSVALAPGAVAMAARGGRGARTEKHHIGTIANKRSTLRGGPWTPLFEELFARAGMRLKDRENIIPLKGHKGPHPQRYHDIVYRRLREALGDCGSIAECRSELTRELRSLADEIATPGTELNHLVTLGK, encoded by the coding sequence ATGCTCTGGCGGATTCTCTGGAAGGCCGAAGCGCTGTTGCTGGCTGTGCTTGTTGGGTGCAGCGCCACTCAGCCAGCGATCCGGGTGGACACGGGAGCAGAGGGAGAAACCCTGATCTACATCCCCCGTGCTGCCACGGTGGAGCCGGTGCAGGTGGCGCCGGAGCAAGTGACAGAGGCGATCCGGAAGCTGGCGCGCGAGGTGCGCCTGTCAGGCTCACCCCGGCAGACCGTGGAGCGCCTGTTTCAACTCGACGCGCTCTATGGGGATTACCTCCTCAGAGAGCGAAAGATCGTCCCTCTGGAGTCGTCCGGGATGCCCCTGGAAGGAGCGTTGACGGAGGAGGAGCAAAACCTCGTTAGCCGTTACAAGGCGTGGTGTCGGAGTGCCCATGGATTCGAGGGCGATTGCTTGGGGGGCGCGCTCGTGGGCGGCAAGTACCTGGACATGCAAGGCCGGTACATGCTCGCCATGGCCCTGAGCAAAAGTCCGGTGCTGGAGGAGTTCGAGAAGGCGCTGGGCGAGATGGTGAGCATGCGGGCCGTCCTGCAAGCCGCGATTGGGACGGTGGTCACGCTGCTTGTCCTGCTCGCGTTGCCCGAGCCGATCACCAAGTTTGTCGCCGCGTGGGCTACTACGGCACTCGTGCTCTGGGTGGGCGCCAAGACGCTCTACAACCTCGTGACGGGTTGGTTCCAGTTGATGGAAGAGGTGAAGACCGCAGCCTCCTTCGAGGAGATCCGCGACGCGGGCGAGAAGTTCGGCAAGCTGTTCTCGCGTGAGGCGGCGCAAGCGTTCGCCATGATCGTCATGGCGCTTCTGACGCACGCGGCGAAGGGGTTCGCGGAGCAAGTGGCGACACTCCCCGGATCCGCTCAAGTGTCGATGCAGGCTGCGGTCCGCGAAGGGATCTTGTTGTCAGAGGTGGGCGCAGTGGAGTCCGTGGCTGTGACGTCCGAGGGCTTTAGCGTGGCTCTGGCACCGGGCGCGGTGGCGATGGCGGCGCGCGGTGGGCGCGGCGCCCGCACGGAGAAGCACCACATCGGGACCATCGCTAACAAGAGGTCCACCTTGCGTGGTGGTCCTTGGACCCCCCTGTTCGAGGAGCTTTTCGCCAGGGCGGGAATGAGACTGAAGGACCGAGAAAACATCATACCCCTCAAGGGGCACAAGGGGCCTCACCCGCAGCGATACCATGACATCGTCTACAGGCGCTTGCGCGAGGCACTTGGAGACTGTGGCAGCATCGCGGAATGCCGGTCGGAGTTGACCCGCGAACTCCGCAGCCTCGCAGATGAGATCGCTACACCCGGCACGGAACTCAACCACCTCGTCACCCTGGGGAAATGA
- a CDS encoding IS3 family transposase (programmed frameshift), with amino-acid sequence MERRKRRKFSEEFKAEAVRLAREGGKSLSQVAKDLDLTESALRQWVQHAERSEAPTGPEPLSPSEREELLQLRKENRQLLMERDFLKKAGGLLREGGLEVKFEFIDAQKAFFPVEFLCEQLGVSRSGYYAWRERPKSARQQQDKQLAEEVAKVHQESRGTYGSPRVHAEMRARGRKVSRKRVARLMEEQKLQARKKRRAVRTTDSKHPNPVAPNVLERDFSPDKPNSTWSTDITYVWTGEGWLYLAVVLDLFSRRVVGWSMSQHIDTPLVLGALEMALEGRQPPKGLIHHSDRGSQYASAEYQQALASRGIQCSMSRKGNCWDNAVVESFFSSLKMELVYQTQFDTRHQARSALFEYIEVFYNRTRRHSTLGYMTPLEFERTALPVTLAA; translated from the exons ATGGAGCGAAGGAAGAGGCGGAAGTTCAGCGAGGAGTTCAAGGCCGAAGCAGTGAGGCTCGCCAGAGAAGGAGGCAAGTCGCTGTCGCAGGTGGCCAAGGACCTGGACTTGACGGAGTCGGCGTTGCGCCAGTGGGTGCAGCATGCCGAGCGGAGCGAGGCCCCTACCGGGCCCGAGCCGCTGAGTCCATCTGAGCGGGAGGAACTGCTCCAGCTGAGGAAGGAGAACCGGCAGTTGCTCATGGAGCGTGACTTCTTAAAAAAAGCAG GCGGCCTTCTTCGCGAAGGAGGGCTCGAAGTGAAGTTCGAGTTCATCGACGCGCAGAAGGCCTTCTTCCCGGTGGAGTTCCTGTGTGAGCAGTTGGGCGTGTCGCGCTCGGGCTACTACGCCTGGAGGGAGCGTCCGAAGTCAGCGCGCCAGCAACAGGACAAACAGCTGGCCGAGGAGGTGGCCAAGGTGCATCAGGAGAGCCGTGGCACCTATGGCAGCCCCCGGGTGCATGCGGAGATGCGAGCCCGAGGGCGCAAGGTGAGCCGCAAGCGAGTGGCCCGCCTCATGGAAGAGCAGAAGTTGCAGGCACGAAAGAAGCGCCGAGCGGTGCGCACCACAGACTCCAAGCATCCCAACCCCGTGGCCCCCAATGTCCTGGAGCGAGACTTCTCTCCCGACAAGCCCAACAGCACCTGGTCCACGGACATCACCTACGTCTGGACGGGCGAAGGCTGGTTGTATCTGGCGGTGGTGCTGGACTTGTTCTCGCGCAGGGTGGTCGGCTGGTCCATGAGCCAGCACATCGACACCCCGTTGGTGCTCGGGGCTCTGGAGATGGCCCTGGAAGGACGCCAACCTCCCAAGGGGCTCATCCACCACTCGGATCGAGGCAGCCAGTACGCCAGTGCCGAGTACCAACAAGCTCTGGCCTCTCGCGGCATCCAGTGCAGCATGTCCAGAAAGGGCAATTGCTGGGACAATGCCGTGGTGGAGAGCTTCTTCAGCAGCCTGAAGATGGAGCTCGTCTACCAGACCCAGTTCGACACGCGTCACCAGGCACGCTCGGCCCTCTTTGAGTACATTGAGGTCTTCTACAACCGCACCCGGCGGCACTCGACTCTGGGCTACATGACCCCATTGGAGTTTGAACGAACCGCACTACCTGTTACGTTGGCAGCTTAA